A region of Porites lutea chromosome 13, jaPorLute2.1, whole genome shotgun sequence DNA encodes the following proteins:
- the LOC140922994 gene encoding uncharacterized protein isoform X1, protein MAASQFVFTSFAVLALISPLAFALECYECGPLGSNCSSDRLGKVTCGIYFNRCVTIKYTMDVGFGPMSVQMRNCSNSMACDPQGGLYTCSLVNITGLLTSCELACCQDNLCDPFNPASSTASVPASVTASAGPASAPAPAPSSTPTSASVALVANVCAIFLANLLIIFAWFH, encoded by the exons ATGGCAGCGTCACAGTTTGTATTTACGAGCTTTGCAGTCCTTGCCCTGATATCTCCTCTTG CCTTTGCTCTTGAGTGCTACGAGTGTGGCCCTCTGGGATCCAACTGCAGTAGTGACCGTTTGGGCAAGGTGACATGTGGAATTTATTTCAATCGCTGTGTCACCATTAAGTACACAATGGATGTGGGATTTGGGCCGATGTCAGTGCAGATGAGAAACTGTTCAAATAGCATGGCTTGTGACCCACAAGGCGGCCTGTACA CTTGCAGTTTGGTGAATATCACCGGACTCCTAACAAGTTGCGAGCTTGCTTGTTGCCAGGACAACTTGTGTGATCCTTTCAACCCAGCTTCTTCGACCGCATCAGTCCCGGCATCAGTCACGGCATCAGCCGGCCCGGCATCAGCCCCGGCACCAGCCCCTTCATCAACCCCGACAAGTGCTTCGGTTGCATTGGTTGCAAATGTTTGTGCCATATTTTTGGCTAATCTCCTGATTATATTTGCATGGTTTCACTAA